AGCGCGGTGTCGTTCCACGGCAGCAGCGCGCCGATCTCAGGGTGCAGTCGACCCTCGGTCACCAGCCGCAGCAACGTGGCAAGGTCTTCGCTGTCCGTGTGGTCGGTGATCTCGTAGTGGAACAACTCGATTCGTGCGCCCACCGTTCCGTCGACCCATTCGAAGAAGTTCAGCGTCACCGGCTCGAGACTTGCCTGTCCGAACCAGATCACCGTTCCGGCGGGGTTGGTTCGCCGACGTGCCTCGGCGAAAGAATCACCACCGACGGAGTCCATCGTCACGTCGAACCAGCCCTCGGCGTCGCACACATGGGTCACGGTGGCAGCACCGAACTCACGGAGTCTCGCGCCGCGTTCGGCAGTGGCCGAGACTGCAGTGACAACCGCACCGGCACCGGTCGCGAGTTCCACCACATAATGGCCGACCCCTCCGCTCGCTCCGGTTATCAGCACGCGGCGACCGATCAGTGTTCCGGCACGGCGAATCAACCTGAGCGCCGTCAGCCCCGCAAGTGGAAGAGCCGCGGCCGTCGTCAATTCGACCGTACTGGGAACTTCCGCCAACGACGCTGCGCTCACCGCCACACGCTCTGCCCACGCAGAGTGCGGTGCGTGCCCCACTACCCGTGTGCCGAGCGCGGGTCCAGTGCCGTTGGCTGCCGCCACGACTACAGTGCCCGCGAGATCCTTCCCCGGCCGCCACCCGGCGGAGGGAGAATCCAGCAGGAACGTTTCACCACGGTTGACCGAGTACGCAGCTACTTCGACCACCGCCTCGTGGTCGGCGGGCACCGGCTCGGCCACATCGCCGAACGTAACCTGTTGAGGCGCTGTTGGAATCATTGCTTTCATGTCTGGCTCCCTCGGATGCCGGAGGATCGGGATCTTCTGGAGACCAGCTTTGCGAATATGGGCTACTTTCGTAAGTAGGCAGTATTAAGTGCTGCAGGCACCCCGCGGTAACCAAGGAGGTCAGCGCAATGTCCACGTCCCCGACCACATCTCCGGACGGACGCTTCGACGTACTCGCCGCCGGCTGTCCGACACGGCAAGTCGTGAATCGAATAGGTGACCGCTGGAGCTTGCTGGTCCTGTACGCACTCGAACGCGGCACGCTGCGATTTCAAGAATTACGACGCACTGTCGACGGGATCAGCCAGAAGATGCTGACGCAAACACTTCGCATTCTCGAACGCGACGGGCTGGTGAAACGCACTGTGTATGCAAGTGTCCCGGCAAGAGTCGAATACGAACTGACTCCGCTCGGCACGGATCTTGCCGAGGCAGTTGCCGTGATTCGCAGTTGGTCCTACGAGCACTTGGACCTGATCGAAAAGGCCCGTACGGAATATGACGCGACGCCCCGCGGCTGATGGCGTGCCGTCGGTGAGGCGCGCAGATTCGCCGCCGACGTGCACTCCACGTGACCTCGGTACCGAGGCTAGATCGACGAATCCACGGAGAACTTCGTCAGTACAGGCGCGGCAGCCAGGAGCGGCGGCATCTCGGTGATCTTGCCCGGGCCGGCGCGGAACTCGCGGTACTTCGCATCGGCCTCGGCCGACTCCCACGTTTCGTAGGCGACGACATGCGCCTCGTTCTCCTTGTCCACCCACACCTCGACGCCGAGGCAGCCCTCGAACGCACGGGTATCGGCAAGCACCGTGCGCAGCAACGCACGCGCCTCGGCAAGAGATTCGGGCTTGAACGTGAAATCCAGTGTTGCGATGAGGGCCATGGGCTTCACACTAGTCACCTCAGCCGAAGTGCCAAGTAGAACTCGATTCTGTCCTCCAGCCGCGACAGGTCGCGGCCGGTGAGTTCCTCGATGCGCTGCATTCGGTACCGCACAGAATTGACGTGCATGTGTAGTTGTTCGGCGCATCGGGTCCAGGCACCGTTGGTGTCGAGGTAGACCGACAGCGTGGCAATGAGATCGCTGTTGTGCTGATCGTCGTACTCCGTCAATGGATCGAGAAGCCTCGAGGTGAACATCCGGCGGACGTCGTCGGGCACATTTGCCAAAAGTATTGTCAACGTTGCCAATTCGTCATGACCGACGACACTGCAGTCCGCGCCCCGCCCCTCGGCGAGCCGGCGGGCGTAGCGCGCTTCCTCGATTGCGCTTCTGATGTCGGCGGCCGCGGTGGGAGCACTGACCCCGATGGTGGTGCCGCTGCCGATCAATCCCGGGGTCACGGACTGGACGGCACGTCGAACGGCGTCGGTCTTGTCGGTGCGCGCCTCCACCACAGCGATGGCCTCGTTCTCGACGACTCCCAGCGTGATGTCGAGAGGTGCCAGCAGTTCTCGTAGCAGCGGCCGCAGCTCACCG
The nucleotide sequence above comes from Rhodococcoides fascians A25f. Encoded proteins:
- a CDS encoding zinc-binding dehydrogenase — protein: MKAMIPTAPQQVTFGDVAEPVPADHEAVVEVAAYSVNRGETFLLDSPSAGWRPGKDLAGTVVVAAANGTGPALGTRVVGHAPHSAWAERVAVSAASLAEVPSTVELTTAAALPLAGLTALRLIRRAGTLIGRRVLITGASGGVGHYVVELATGAGAVVTAVSATAERGARLREFGAATVTHVCDAEGWFDVTMDSVGGDSFAEARRRTNPAGTVIWFGQASLEPVTLNFFEWVDGTVGARIELFHYEITDHTDSEDLATLLRLVTEGRLHPEIGALLPWNDTALVIDDIRERRLRGNAVLQVTS
- a CDS encoding winged helix-turn-helix transcriptional regulator, with translation MSTSPTTSPDGRFDVLAAGCPTRQVVNRIGDRWSLLVLYALERGTLRFQELRRTVDGISQKMLTQTLRILERDGLVKRTVYASVPARVEYELTPLGTDLAEAVAVIRSWSYEHLDLIEKARTEYDATPRG
- a CDS encoding putative quinol monooxygenase encodes the protein MALIATLDFTFKPESLAEARALLRTVLADTRAFEGCLGVEVWVDKENEAHVVAYETWESAEADAKYREFRAGPGKITEMPPLLAAAPVLTKFSVDSSI